In the Sulfurovum sp. UBA12169 genome, ATAACTACCCGTTTCATCTGGGGGTGACCGAAGCGGGGACGATTTTTCATGCGACGATCAAATCCGCCATCGGCTTAGGCGCGCTTTTGCTTGACGGGATAGGCGATACGCTGCGTGTCTCCATCACGGGGGAGCTTGAAGAGGAGATCAAGATAGGGCGTGCCATCTTGAAAGATTCCGGTCGTGTCAAAGACGGGCTTAACATCATCTCCTGTCCTACCTGCGGCAGGATAGAGGCCGATCTGGTCAGCGCCGTAGCGGAAGTGGAAAGAAGAACGGCGCATATCACAACGCCGATGGATGTTTCGGTGATGGGATGCGTGGTCAATGCCATAGGCGAAGCCAAACACGCCGATGTCGCCATAGCCTACGGAAAAGGCATGGGGATGGTGATGGTCAGAGGCGAGGTGGTGGCAAAACTTCCCGAAGCTGAGCTGGTTGATAGGTTTGTCGAAGAGGTTGAAAAGTTTGCGAAGCAAAATGATGAGTGAAAAATTAAGAGTGAAGAGTGAGGAGTTTTGATGGAAAATATGTATAATCTCAATATCGAAAGGGCCGTACTTTCGTCGATCATCTTTGATCCTCAAACCTATGAGGAGATCGCAGCCAAACTCAAACCGCATGATTTTTATCTCCCCTTTCACCAATACCTGTTTGCAGCGATGGAGGAACTGAGCAAAGAAGAAAAACCCATCGATGAAGAGTTTTTGCGTTCCAAGCTGGTCTCAAAGGGTAAATTTGATGAAATTGCGATGCTTGACCTGCTTTCGGCAAATCCTATCACCAACACCGCCGCCTATCTTGCCGAGATCAAAGCCAAATCAAGCAAAAGAGCTTTGGCGACGTTGGCAACCGAGATCAAAAAAGTAACGATGGAGGATGATCTTCCTGCCGAAGAGATCATGAATCTTGTAGAAAAAAAACTCTACGAGATCACCCAAAACAGTACCGATGAAGATTTTAGAGAATCCAAAGAGATCGCTTTTGCGATGATGGAAGAGATCGAGCGCCTTAAAGCGCTAGGCAATTCCAGGTTGATCGGGACAGATACGGGATTTAAAAATCTCAATGAAAAAACATCGGGATTTGGAAAGGGAGATTTGGTCATCATCGCTGCACGGCCTGCGATGGGTAAAACCGCCCTGGTGCTCAATATGGCGCTTAGAGCCATCGAACGCAATGAAGGGGTGGCGTTTTTTTCACTGGAGATGCCTGCAGAGCAGTTGATGCTCAGAATGCTTTCAGCCAAAACATCTATCCCCCTTCAATCTTTGCGCGTGGGTGATTTGATGGATGAGCAGTGGAGCCAGCTTTCTGCTGCTGTGGATGAACTCTCGCGAAAGAAGCTTTTTGTGGATGACGGAGGGTACGCTACGATCCATCATGTGCGAAGCAAACTAAGAAAACTCAAGACCCGGCATCCGGAGATCACGCTGGCGGTGATAGATTATCTTCAGTTGATGAGCGGCGAAGGCAGAGAAGGCCGACAGCAGGAAGTTTCAGAGATCTCCAGAGGGCTCAAGCAGCTTGCCAGAGAATTGCAGATCCCTATCGTGGCGCTCTCACAGCTCAACCGTTCGCTTGAATCCAGGGAAAACAAACGTCCGATGCTCTCAGACCTGAGGGAATCAGGAGCGATCGAGCAGGATGCGGATATTATTTTATTTGTTTACCGCGATGATGTGTACCGTGAGGCCAAAGAGAAAGAAAAAGAGATGAAAGCCAGAGCTGAGGGCAAAGAGTACAGCAGCGACTTTAGAAAAAAACCCGAAGAGGAAGCGGAGATCATCATCGGAAAACAAAGAAACGGTCCGACAGGGACGGTGGAGTTGGTCTTTCAGAAAAAATACACCCGTTTTGTCGATGCCTCCCACTCTCCGGCTTTTGAGGTTGTTTATGAAGAGGGCAATGTGGACATGAGAGAAGGGCACATTGAAATACCTCACATCTAGACTTTTGGCATGCAGCTGGAAAAACCAAAACTTTTTTTAGACAGCAAAACCTTTGTGGGGGTGATGGGTCTTTTGATGGTTCTGTTGGCGGTGCGTCTCGCCTTTCTCTATCAGGAGTATCAAGCATTTATCAATAAACCTTTTTTCTATACCCATGCGGATGTGCTGTTGTCTTACACTAAAAGCCAAAACGGCAAAACCTACCGGGTGTTGAAGCTTCGCAGTGATGAAGGGTTGACATTTTATACTACAAATTATCAGAAAAAAGATTTTCAACATGCCAGGGTGCACTTGCAGCTTTTGCCTGATAAGCGGATCACTTTTTGGGGGTATCTGGGGACGTTTTTTGTCAAGAGCCGTATCAAAACCATAGAGCATCTTCCCAAGACAGCCAAAGACACGCTGCTGCAAAAAGTGGCGTCGCAGCACCGGGGCAATCCGCTTGACTCTTTTTACAATGCTATTTTCTTTGCCACTCCTTTAGATCAAGCATTGAGAGAAAAGATCTCCATGCTCGGAATCAGCCATCTTGTTGCACTCAGCGGATTTCATCTGGGGATAGTGTGGGGGATTGTGTATGGACTGCTGCTGTTGCCGTACAGCATCGCACAGCAACGCTATTTTCCCTATAGGCATGCCTTGTTTGATGTGGGGCTGGTGAGTATCGTGTGTTTGGGGATTTATGTATGGTTTGTCGATTTTCCGCCCTCTTTGGTGCGTTCGTATGCTATGGTCTTGGCAGGATGGATCGTTTTGCTTACAGGAGTTGAACTGCTTAGCTTTACATTTTTGACAACGATTGTATCGGCGCTTGCTGTACTTTTTCCTTTTTTGCTGGTCTCTCTTAGTTTTTGGCTTTCGGTGGCGGGCGTATTTTATATTTTTTTGGTGTTGCGCTATGTAAAACATGCCACTAAGTGGCTGGTGACTTTGGTGGTTATTCCTCTGGGCATTTTTGTACTCATGCTGCCTGTGGTGCATACCGTTTTTGGATTGACAACGCCCTATCAGCTTCTTTCGCCGCTGCTGTCGCTGCTGTTTGTTCCCTTTTACCCTTTGGCAATGGTTTTGCATCTGTTGCAGTGGGGTGATATGCTCGATGAACCTTTGGCATGGCTTTTCAATCTCCCTCATGGCGGAGAACAGATGCTGTTGCCTTTGTGGGGGTTTGGTGCATATGTCCTGCTCTCTTTAGGTGCGGTTTGGAGCAGACCGCTGTTTTTAGCTACGCTAAGCGGGGCGACAGGGTACGGGGTTTACCTTTTTATCTGACAGATACATCCAATGAGTAAGCGCTTCATTGTCAAATATGTTTTATCTCTTCGTCTTTGTTGAGCAGGTCGCAAAACTTTAGTCCGTGAAGAAAAATCGCCCAGGAGATATAGATCCATAAAAAGAAAAAGAGCAGCGTGCTGATGCTTCCATAGATGCTGGTATAGGTTTTGTTGTGGAGGACATAAAAGACAAAAGCACTTTTTGATGCGTACCATACCAAAGAGGCGATAAAAGAGCTTATGATCGCGGCGGAAAATTTGATAGGAATATTTGCAGACAGTTGGTAGGCGGTGTAAAAGATCATCCATGAGATAAAGTAAGGCAAAAAGTTGTAGAGATGTATGACGCTGGTGACGCTGCTCTTGTCGAGATACGTTTGTATAAACGCTGAGAAGTAAAACGAACTTCCCATCATTGAAGGGATGATCAGAAGGAGCAAAAGATAGGTCTTGATCGCACCCCAGACGGTTCGGGTCGGTACATTAAAGATATCATTGACGATATAGTCATAGTTCTTAAAGAACATAACGGCGGCAAAAGTGACATAAAAAGCGCCGACTGCTCCCAGTTTATCTGAGTTTGCCATAAACGTATCTATGTAGTTTATCACTTCTTTGGAATCCGTGGGCATCATGTTTGAAAATAACAGAATTTTTATTTTATCGTACACAGAATCAAACAAAGGCAGCGTGGTAAAAACAAAAAAAAGGATAACCATAAGGGGGATGATCGAAAAGAGCGTACTCCAGCTGAGACTTGATGCGTAATGCCCCAATTTGTCATCAAAAAGATCTTTGAAAAAATCACGAAGAAAAACATAATAGTATTTTAAAAGGGATCTCATAAAAGATCCCTTTTAGTGAAGAGTGAAGAGTGAAGAGTGAAGGGTGTCGATATGCCTTGCTGTACAATGCGTTTATTGAATAAAATAGAAAAAGAGTTTCTTTTCAATAATTTTTCATTTTTCATTTTTCATTTTTCATTTTAAAAAAGCAAATGCTTTTTTAATTTGGCAGCCCCATTTTGCCCGGATTTAAGATATTGTTGGGATCAAAGGCCTTCTTGATATCTTTGAACAAAGCAAGCTCCTCTTCGTTAAAAGCGATATTCATAAAAGGCGCTTTGCTCGTGCCTATGCCGTGTTCGCCGCTAAGGGTTCCGCCCATCTCTACAACAAGCTCAAAAATCTCTTGTATCGCATGATGCCCTTTTTCAAGCAGCGCTTCATCGGGATTGTCCAGCATGACATTGACATGAATGTTGCCATCTCCCGCATGGCCAAAGCACGGCACTTTAAATCCATACTTGTTGCCGACGGCATAAATACGTGTGAGCGCTTTGGGCAGCATGCTTCTTGGTACGGAGATATCTTCATTGAGTTTTTTGTTTCCAAAAATGGTGATAGAAGGAGAAGCGTTTCTTCTTGCATACCACAACTCTTCTCTTTTGGCTGCATCGTGGGCTACAACAAACTCCTGTGCCCCGTTTTCTTTGAATGATTTTTCTAGGATTTCCAGCTGAAAAGAGACTTCCTGTTCCACATTGCCGTCTACATCTCCGATCAGGAGCGCTCCGGCTTCTTCGGGCAAATCAACGCCTAATTTTTCTTTGACCGCATGAACAACCAAACTGTCTAGAAATTCCATTGCTACGGGATTGGCTCCGGCTGCGAGTGATTTGAACACGGCATTCATCGCTGCTTCCACAGAAGGAAAAATTCCCATATAGGCTTTGGTAAATTTAGGTTTAGGGATAAGTTTAAGGGTGATTTCGGTGATAACGGCGAGGGTTCCTTCGCTTGCGATAAGAATGCCTGCGATGTTGTAGCCCGCTACATCCTTGATCGTTCTTTTTCCTGCGCGGATGATATCGCCGTTCGCACGTACCGCACGCAGCGCCATCACATAATCTTTGGTAATGCCATATTTAGCCGCGCGCATACCCCCTGCATTTTCACTGACATTTCCGCCAAGCGAAGAGTACTGCTCGCTCGCCGGATCGGGCGGATAGAAAAGTCCTACCGCTTCTACCGCTTTTTGCAAGTCCATGTTGATAACTCCGGGCTGTACCACCGCTACCATATTTTCCATGTCTATTTCGAGGATTTTATTCATGTGCTTTTCCATCGCAAGCGTAATGCCTCCCTGAATGGGGAGCGCGCCGCCTGTAAATCCTGATCCTGCGCCTCGTGGTGTGATGATGATATGATGGGTATTGCAGTATTTTAAAATCGCGCTGACATCATTTTCGTCTCGGGGAAAAACAACGGCATCAGGCTCAAATCGCGTACGTGTCGCATCATAGCTGTAAGCGATAAGATGAGCCTTGTCGCTATAGACATTTCCTTGGCCTACAAGTTCTTCAAAAGCTTTGATATGTTTTGTATCTAGCATGGTTTTCCTTCACTGTTTAACAAATGCGGCCAGCCGCATGAGCCAACTTCAGCCGTTGGCTCAGCGTTAGCGTAGGTTTTTGGGCTTTGCTCAAAAAGCATTCTCATCAAATAGACCCCATCGTTTGATAATAATTTCCCTTTTTGCTGCTAAACCATCCTGATTTTATCTCGTCAAAGTGCATAAAAAAAGGATATTGTCCTTGCGCAGGCATTCCGCTGATAGACTTTTGCCCCACTATCTTGCCCGAAAAAGGATCAAGCAGTACAGCGCGCTCTTTATGCATGATGCATACAAGACCTACTTGATACATTTCGGCAAATTTTGCAAGGTTTTCTTTGGTGGGAACCTCATCGCCTTCTTGGGAAAGAAACAGGGCATACAGGTCCGGATGTATCCATGTTTTGGGGTATTGTGAAGTCATTTTGCTGTAGGTTTGGGCATCAGGGGCCAAGAGCAAGACGTTGTCATAGAGATATCCGCCGATCACTTTATCATTGGCGCGTACGGCGGTTTTGATACCGGGAAGACTGTCGTGATGTATGATAGGCATATCAATAAGCACAGCGCTTCCCTGGGAAGAAGTTTGAGCCACACGATGAGTAACCGTATGAAGATTATCACTGTAGGTATGAACGACTACTCCGCTCATGCCATTGATGGGAAGCGGTTGGTTTAGCGTAATACCTTTTTCTCCAACATGTGAAACAGTTGTTTGTACCGTCGACGGGAAAAAATCTGCAAAAAGCGGCAAGGCAGTCAAAAGCAATAGGGCTATTTTACGCATAGCGAATCCTTTATAATATAGAATGGGGTAGATTATACAAGTAAAATATTAAAAGTCTATTGAGATATGCCAATAGCTATGACGCGGAGGCTCTCTTTAGTTATTTAGGCTATAATAATGTTCCAATAAAAGGAGCGCAATGAAATACCTCATAGTATGGATGTTGATGATGCACATTTTATTTGGAGCAAAAGTGACGTATGAAAAATGGGAAAGCGGCATAAATTTTTCGCAGTATTTAAGCTCACGCAATGTTTCAGCGGCATTGTTGAATTCTATTTCAGAAGAGGATCAAACTTTTCTTTCAGATATTCGCGGTAATTCCCGCTATTATGAAGCCAAAGATGCAAACGGGACATTGCTTCATGCGCTTATTCCGATAGGTAAAGAGATGCAGATTCATCTTTACAGACAAGACGGCGGGTACGGTTTTGATATTATTCCTATCGAGTATAAAGAAAATGATTATTATGGAAAAGTCGATATCAAAAGCAATCCTTATGCGGACACCATTGAAGCTGTAAATCAACAAAATATAGCCAAGAGGGTCGGCCAAGCCTTAAAGGGCGTTGTGAATACAAAAAAATTTCATCCGGGAGATGAAATCGATTTTGTCTATAACCAAAGGACGCGACTGGGCAAACTCAGTCAGATGCCCAATATAAAAGTAATAAGAGCGGTTATGGGCAGCAAAGAACAGTTTATTTATGTGGATGATGACGGATACGGTTACGATGACACCCAAAAATCAATCTCTTATCAGGTCACAGGAAAGAAAAAAATTGTTTACACGCGTCGGGTTCCTGCTTCCGGACAGGAGGCTGTTTTTGGTATGCCTTTGCATAATGTGCGTGTTACCTCGGGCTTCTCTTACAGAAGATGGCACCCGGTTTTACGTCGTTACCGTCCCCACCAAGGGACTGATTTTGGTGCAAGGAAAGGTACTCCTCTTTTGGCTGTCAATGACGGAAAAGTCATAGATGCAGGATGGAGAGCGGGGTACGGCAACACAATCAGGATACAGCATGCAGGAGGGTATGTCTCTTTGTACGCGCATCAAAGCAAGATACGCGCAAAAGCCGGGCAGTATGTCAAAAAAGGGCAAATTGTAGGGTATTCGGGCAACACCGGTGTAAGCTCGGGTCCTCATTTGCATTTTGGTTTGATGAAACATGGAAGATGGATTGATCCGATGAAGGTATTGCGCAGAGAATCCAGAGCGGCAACTGTATTGAAAAAATTTACCAAATATGAAGATGTCACAAGCACACAATATAAAAAAGTAGAAATCAAAGATGCCCAAAAATACAAAAAAGCATTATCGGTCTATCAAGATCAAAATGCCTCTTCTTATGTATGGGGAACAACACAATTACAAAGCGTGCATCTCAAAGACAGAGAGAAGTTTGCCAATGATACACAAGAACGAGATTGAAAATTTTACACTTCATGCACTCAATGATGCAAAATTTGTAAAGACCGCTTTGGCCAGATATGAACAAAACGGTATATCTAAAACATGGGAAGTCGTACAGGCACATGACAGTGTAGCTGTGCTTCTCTATCATGAAGAAAAAGATATTTTTGTTTTGGTTCGGCAGTTTAGGCCGGCTGTGTATGTCCACAACAATGAGGGAATGAGTATCGAACTGTGTGCCGGGATTGTAGATAAAGAGATGACTTTGGAGCAAATTGTACAAGAGGAGATAGAAGAGGAGTGCGGCTATAGAGTTCCTTTAAAACAGATCAAAAAAATTACCTCGTTTTATACGTCGGTGGGTTTTGCCGGAAGCAAACAGACGCTTTACTATACAACGGTCAATGATGCGATGAAAGTAAGCAAAGGCGGCGGTGTGGATAGTGAAATGATCGAAGTGGTTGAGCTCCCCCTTGTTGAGGCAGAAAAATTAATGTATGATGAAACTATCGTCAAAACACCCGGACTCTTGTTTGCCTTTATGTGGTTTTTCATGCAAAAAGAACAGTGCAACATACAGCCAAATTTTAAATAACGCTCTGTCTGCCGCTTTGAAGGTTTATTCGTTGGGCAGAATAAACGTATCTTTTGCAGCAATAAAATAACCTAGTCGCAATATCTTTTGAGTATCTCTTCGTAGGCATCGATGCGTCTGTCACGCAAAAACGGCCAAATGTCACGCACTTCTTTGGTGCGGCTGTGTTCGATAGCGGCATACACTATGGCTTCGTTTTCATGATCTGCCTGGATCAGAATCTCTCCCTGAGCTCCACAGACAAAAGAGTTCCCCCAAAAGCGTATCCCGTGCATGACGCCTGAACTGTCTGCTTCAAAGCCCACACGGTTGCAGCTAAGAACCGGAACACCGTTGGCAACGGCGTGAGAACGCTGTATTGTGATCCAAGCATTGAGCTGTCTTTGTTTCTCTTCCTCGCTGTCTGCATCAAACCACCCTATGGCAGTGGGATAGATAAGAAGTTCGGCTCCTTTGAGCGCCATAAGCCGTGCCGCTTCAGGATACCACTGGTCCCAGCATACAAGCACCCCAAGTTTGCCTACAGACGTTTGAATGGGCTCAAAACCCAAATCCCCGGGCGTAAAATAAAACTTTTCATAAAATCCGGGATCATCAGGGATATGCATCTTGCGGTATTTTCCGGCCACAGAACCGTCTTTTTCAAATACAACTGCGGTGTTGTGATAGAGTCCGGGAGCACGCTTTTCAAACAAAGAGGTGACCAGGACGACGCGGTTTGCCTTGGCTGTCTCGCTCCAAAAGAGAACGTCGGCTTCAAAATTTGCGGCATAGTCAAAGAATTTTGTCTCTTCTGACTGGCAAAAGTATTCGTTTTGATGAAGCTCTTGGAGAATCACCAATTCTGCGTTGTTTGATGCTGCTTCTTGTATCTTTCTGAGGGTTGCTTCAACCGTTTTGCTTTTATTGCCGTAGAATTTTTGTTGTATAAGCGCAATCTGCATCCTGTTGCCTTTTTGTGATTTTTCCCCGTATTTTAACATAAGGCGGCGATAATATCAAAAAACAGGAATTAATAAACATTTAAATGTGCTTTGGATAATATAATCATTAGTTGAAAAATGCCAAACTTTTTGTGAAGCAGGGACGGAAAACCATGGGTCTTGCTGAGAAGATCGCCAGGTTGCCAATGATACAATAATCATGTATGTCTCTCTTTGCATTGCACAAAAATAAAGGAAAAAAGATGAAGAGAGCAGGACATATCGCAGTATTTCTTCTTTTTGTGTCTTCAAATCTGTTTGCTGAAAGTTTTGAAGGAAGCCGGTCTGCAGGCAATGAAAGTTCTTATCGGTATGATTCGGATCAAACCGTCATCCAATCTTATCTGGATGCGATCAATATACTTAGAAGTCAACCAAGAAAATGCGGCAACAAGGGTGCTTTCAAAGCAGCACCACCGCTTAAATGGAGTGACAAGCTCTATAGGGCTTCCATGGAGCATTCCAAAGATATGGCAACACACGGGATGCTTTGCCATGCGGGCTCAGGAAAATCAACCGATGTGACGGGCATGAAGAAAAGCTGGATGAGACAGGCAAGTCAAGCCTCGGAACGCGGTAAATTTCATGGGTATACTTACAAAAAAGCGTTTGCATTTGCTGAAAATATAGGAGCAGGACAAAAAACGTTGCCGGATATTGTTCAGGCATGGGTCAAGAGCCCCTCGCATTGTGCCAATATCATGAATCCGAATTTTAGAGAAATGGCCTTAACAAAAAGCATCAATCCGGACACCCGTTACAAAACATTTTGGACGCTTAATCTCGGCTACAGACGCTAATAGGCCACTTGCATCGTAGAGCAATGCAAGGAACCGCCTTGTTCTATCAGTTTAAGACAATTGACGGGGATAATCTCTTTATCGGGAAATGCCGCTTTAAATATTTCATGAACTTCTTTATCTTGAGGCGCATCGTAGGCAGGGTAGATCAATGCATGGTTGGTGATAAGGAAGTTGGCATAGGTGGCAGCGAGGCGATTTCCTTCTTTGTCAAATTTGGCTTCACACATAGGCAAAGGAATGAGCGTATAGGGCTTGCCTTGCGAAGTGGTAAAAGCACGAAGCTGCTCTTCCATTTTTTTGAGTGCACTGTAGTGTTCGTCTTCTTTGTTTTCACACTTGACATACATAATGGACTCTTTGTTGACAAGTCTGGCCAAAGTGTCAATATGGCTGTCTGTATCATCTCCGGCCAGATAGCCGTGATCAAGCCATAAAAATCTTTTTGCGCCCAAATAAATCTTAAGTTTTTCTTCGACTTCTGTTTTGCTCAGTCCGCCGTTTCTGTTGGGGTTGCAAAGGCACTCCGAGGTGGTAAGAATGGTGCCTTCGCCGTCACTTTCGATCGATCCGCCTTCAAGCACAAAAGGGATCGTTTCCATCGGAGCGGTTCCCATATAGCCTTTTTGATGCAATTGTTGATTGACGCAGTTGTCAAGTGAAGCATCAAATTTGCCGCCCCATCCGTCAAAAGTGAAATCAAGCAGCTTGACCGTGCCATTTTCTTCAACGCTGATATAGCCGTAATCTCTGATCCAGGTATCATTGGTGGGAATTTCGATAAAAGTCATATTGTGCGTGGAGCAAAACAGATCGGCTATCTTGGCTTTGTTTTGACAGACGATATATACCGGCTGGGCATAGGCAACAGCTTGGGCAATTCGCACAAAAGGAGTAAGGGATGCTTTGAGATCCTCTTTCCAATCTGTTTTTTCATGGGGAAAAGAGAGCAGTATCATCCGCTGTTTTTCCCACTCTGCGATCATTCTTCTCATTCTCTTTGCGGTCCTTTGTTTATTTAATCTCAAAGCGGTTCTCTTTGACTCTTTTGATGGCCGGTAAAAGCCAAACGGCTGATACCGTGTTTTTATATTTGTTTACTTGTAAAGCCGCTTTCATCCCTTTTTTATACAGAGGGAAGTATAATCACCTATGGCATTTATCATACTCAATAAACAACATTTTTATCATAATCTTAACCAAATTGCCCTAAAAACCGGCTCAGTTGAAAAGATAGGTATT is a window encoding:
- a CDS encoding replicative DNA helicase, whose protein sequence is MMENMYNLNIERAVLSSIIFDPQTYEEIAAKLKPHDFYLPFHQYLFAAMEELSKEEKPIDEEFLRSKLVSKGKFDEIAMLDLLSANPITNTAAYLAEIKAKSSKRALATLATEIKKVTMEDDLPAEEIMNLVEKKLYEITQNSTDEDFRESKEIAFAMMEEIERLKALGNSRLIGTDTGFKNLNEKTSGFGKGDLVIIAARPAMGKTALVLNMALRAIERNEGVAFFSLEMPAEQLMLRMLSAKTSIPLQSLRVGDLMDEQWSQLSAAVDELSRKKLFVDDGGYATIHHVRSKLRKLKTRHPEITLAVIDYLQLMSGEGREGRQQEVSEISRGLKQLARELQIPIVALSQLNRSLESRENKRPMLSDLRESGAIEQDADIILFVYRDDVYREAKEKEKEMKARAEGKEYSSDFRKKPEEEAEIIIGKQRNGPTGTVELVFQKKYTRFVDASHSPAFEVVYEEGNVDMREGHIEIPHI
- a CDS encoding transporter, which codes for MQLEKPKLFLDSKTFVGVMGLLMVLLAVRLAFLYQEYQAFINKPFFYTHADVLLSYTKSQNGKTYRVLKLRSDEGLTFYTTNYQKKDFQHARVHLQLLPDKRITFWGYLGTFFVKSRIKTIEHLPKTAKDTLLQKVASQHRGNPLDSFYNAIFFATPLDQALREKISMLGISHLVALSGFHLGIVWGIVYGLLLLPYSIAQQRYFPYRHALFDVGLVSIVCLGIYVWFVDFPPSLVRSYAMVLAGWIVLLTGVELLSFTFLTTIVSALAVLFPFLLVSLSFWLSVAGVFYIFLVLRYVKHATKWLVTLVVIPLGIFVLMLPVVHTVFGLTTPYQLLSPLLSLLFVPFYPLAMVLHLLQWGDMLDEPLAWLFNLPHGGEQMLLPLWGFGAYVLLSLGAVWSRPLFLATLSGATGYGVYLFI
- a CDS encoding glycolate oxidase subunit GlcD; translation: MLDTKHIKAFEELVGQGNVYSDKAHLIAYSYDATRTRFEPDAVVFPRDENDVSAILKYCNTHHIIITPRGAGSGFTGGALPIQGGITLAMEKHMNKILEIDMENMVAVVQPGVINMDLQKAVEAVGLFYPPDPASEQYSSLGGNVSENAGGMRAAKYGITKDYVMALRAVRANGDIIRAGKRTIKDVAGYNIAGILIASEGTLAVITEITLKLIPKPKFTKAYMGIFPSVEAAMNAVFKSLAAGANPVAMEFLDSLVVHAVKEKLGVDLPEEAGALLIGDVDGNVEQEVSFQLEILEKSFKENGAQEFVVAHDAAKREELWYARRNASPSITIFGNKKLNEDISVPRSMLPKALTRIYAVGNKYGFKVPCFGHAGDGNIHVNVMLDNPDEALLEKGHHAIQEIFELVVEMGGTLSGEHGIGTSKAPFMNIAFNEEELALFKDIKKAFDPNNILNPGKMGLPN
- a CDS encoding peptidase M24, which codes for MKYLIVWMLMMHILFGAKVTYEKWESGINFSQYLSSRNVSAALLNSISEEDQTFLSDIRGNSRYYEAKDANGTLLHALIPIGKEMQIHLYRQDGGYGFDIIPIEYKENDYYGKVDIKSNPYADTIEAVNQQNIAKRVGQALKGVVNTKKFHPGDEIDFVYNQRTRLGKLSQMPNIKVIRAVMGSKEQFIYVDDDGYGYDDTQKSISYQVTGKKKIVYTRRVPASGQEAVFGMPLHNVRVTSGFSYRRWHPVLRRYRPHQGTDFGARKGTPLLAVNDGKVIDAGWRAGYGNTIRIQHAGGYVSLYAHQSKIRAKAGQYVKKGQIVGYSGNTGVSSGPHLHFGLMKHGRWIDPMKVLRRESRAATVLKKFTKYEDVTSTQYKKVEIKDAQKYKKALSVYQDQNASSYVWGTTQLQSVHLKDREKFANDTQERD
- a CDS encoding NUDIX hydrolase: MIHKNEIENFTLHALNDAKFVKTALARYEQNGISKTWEVVQAHDSVAVLLYHEEKDIFVLVRQFRPAVYVHNNEGMSIELCAGIVDKEMTLEQIVQEEIEEECGYRVPLKQIKKITSFYTSVGFAGSKQTLYYTTVNDAMKVSKGGGVDSEMIEVVELPLVEAEKLMYDETIVKTPGLLFAFMWFFMQKEQCNIQPNFK
- a CDS encoding carbon-nitrogen hydrolase; amino-acid sequence: MQIALIQQKFYGNKSKTVEATLRKIQEAASNNAELVILQELHQNEYFCQSEETKFFDYAANFEADVLFWSETAKANRVVLVTSLFEKRAPGLYHNTAVVFEKDGSVAGKYRKMHIPDDPGFYEKFYFTPGDLGFEPIQTSVGKLGVLVCWDQWYPEAARLMALKGAELLIYPTAIGWFDADSEEEKQRQLNAWITIQRSHAVANGVPVLSCNRVGFEADSSGVMHGIRFWGNSFVCGAQGEILIQADHENEAIVYAAIEHSRTKEVRDIWPFLRDRRIDAYEEILKRYCD
- a CDS encoding agmatine deiminase, coding for MRRMIAEWEKQRMILLSFPHEKTDWKEDLKASLTPFVRIAQAVAYAQPVYIVCQNKAKIADLFCSTHNMTFIEIPTNDTWIRDYGYISVEENGTVKLLDFTFDGWGGKFDASLDNCVNQQLHQKGYMGTAPMETIPFVLEGGSIESDGEGTILTTSECLCNPNRNGGLSKTEVEEKLKIYLGAKRFLWLDHGYLAGDDTDSHIDTLARLVNKESIMYVKCENKEDEHYSALKKMEEQLRAFTTSQGKPYTLIPLPMCEAKFDKEGNRLAATYANFLITNHALIYPAYDAPQDKEVHEIFKAAFPDKEIIPVNCLKLIEQGGSLHCSTMQVAY